Proteins encoded by one window of Rhodobacteraceae bacterium IMCC1335:
- a CDS encoding cold shock domain-containing protein, with the protein MSDDNENMEKQSGYIKWFDRVKGFGFIISDETEEDILIHANVLRKFGQSSIAENTHIEFMAHYTERGVQAVEILSVDPVLDSLSTLEDFEDVDIEDIRSLPLQAARVKWFDGGKGFGFANIFGNDEDIFVHIEVLRRSGLSNLQAGEAIALRVMEGKRGKMAADVCSWEMGSSE; encoded by the coding sequence TAAAGTGGTTTGATCGCGTTAAAGGGTTTGGTTTTATCATATCCGATGAGACCGAAGAAGATATTTTGATTCACGCCAATGTGCTGCGCAAATTTGGACAAAGCTCTATCGCAGAAAATACCCATATTGAGTTTATGGCGCATTACACGGAGCGCGGCGTCCAAGCGGTCGAAATACTCTCGGTGGATCCGGTTTTAGATTCATTGTCCACGCTAGAGGATTTTGAAGACGTCGATATTGAAGATATCAGATCGTTGCCGCTGCAAGCCGCTCGGGTCAAGTGGTTTGATGGTGGTAAAGGATTTGGCTTCGCCAATATTTTTGGCAATGATGAGGATATTTTTGTTCATATCGAAGTGTTGCGCAGATCTGGCCTGTCCAATTTGCAAGCTGGCGAAGCGATCGCTTTGCGCGTTATGGAGGGTAAGCGGGGTAAAATGGCGGCTGATGTGTGTTCTTGGGAAATGGGCAGCTCTGAATAA